The stretch of DNA CAACTCAGCAATGAATGAGTTGGTAACACTCTCAAATGGGAAGGCAAAGCTCTTACCATTAACAGCAGTTCTTGAGCCAGCATTATTCAACTGAACAGCATTCACAAGACTCCAACGTACAGAAGCCTTATTACTCTCATTGATATTCCAGTCAAGTTTCAAACCAACCTTATCACTCTTCGTATAAATATCATCTGTTGAAAGGGCTGTAGGGAAGTTAACACCCTGACGATTTGCTATATCTGCAATCTTTATCAAGATATCGTTTGCCTTTGCTGCATCAACAGCTGATTGCTCTGAACCAAGAGCATAAAGGTTTGGATAAGTCTTGTTGGTCTTCTCATAGTTTGCAAAGAAGAACAGCTTGTCCTTAATAATAGGACCACCTAAGGTTACACCAATGTTGTACTCCTGCTGTTTGTTGAACTTTGGTGCATAACCGCCATCCGCAAGTGGATACGTTGAACCGACAAGATTCTGATTGTTACCAAAACCATAAACACTACCATGGAAAACGTTAGTACCACTCTTCGTAATAGCGTTGATAGCTCCGCCCGTGAAACCACCTTGACGAACATCGAAAGGAGCCACGTTCACCTGAATCTGCTCAATCGTTTCCATTGAAACTGGCTGTGCACCTGCTCTACCACCATTTGTTCCATCACTAGAAAGACCAAAAACGTCGTTGTTGGCAGCACCATCAATCATGAAAGAGTTGTAACGATTGCTTGTACCAGCGAATGACATGGCACCACTATTCGTTGTAGTCAACTGTGGATTAAGTCTAGCGACATCAGCAATACCATGGGTAATACTTGGCATATCAGCAATCTGTTTAGAGCTGATACTCTGTGCAGCACCCGTCTTGGTTGCGTTGACACCCGCACTACCCTTCACGACAACCTCCTGAAGTTCCTTTGTATCATCTTGAAGTGAACAAGAGAGATCTTCCGTTTCACCAAGACGAAGTGTCACATTATCAAAAGTTTTTGTCTTCTGACCAATGTAAGCCACTGTCACCTTGTACGGACCACCGACACGCATACCTTGAATGGTATAACGACCATCGATGTTCGTCACAGCGCGGTAAACAGTCCCTGAAGGTTGATGCGTTGCTGTAATGGTAGCACCAATAACATCTTCACCTTGAGACATTACCTTACCACTGATTCCTGATGTTGTTATCTGTGCCATGACAGTAGTTGTCATTGCAAGCAACAACGTAACCAAGAAAAGTAATCTTTTCTGCATAGTTTAGCTAAAAATTTTAATATAAATAATAACGTTATTTAAATGAATGCTGCAAAATTAAGCATTTTTTCTGATACAAACACGGGAGTGGAATGAAAAAACTCAATTCATTTACGTCCGATAAACTTTTTCTCATATAAGTTGATTATTAGTATTATATTATCCCTTATTTATTTTGTTACATATCAGCTAATGTCTATGAAGGATAAATCTATCCATCATTTGCTGTCGTGCAGATGCTCCGCACCAATAGTGCGAACGCTTAACACGCATCGTGCGAACGCTTAGCACCAATGGTGCGGAATATGATAATTGCAATTACTCATATTTATTGTTAGAACTCATCACCATCTATTGTAACTCTATACACACAAAAACAGCTTACACTCTACATGCAAGCTGCGACATCATAACGGCACTAAGTCCTGCTGTCTCTGTGCGCAAACGACTATTACCTAATGTTACACTCTCAAAACCGTGTTCTAAAGCGAAACGTACCTCATCAATAGAGAAGTCGCCTTCTGGACCTACCAATACGGTAATATCCTCTGCAGATGAAGGCTGACATTCCTGTGAAATGGCGGTAAAGAAGTCTGCTCGTAAAATCTCTGGATAACAATGACAGATAAACTTCCGTCCATTGTTAAAACAATTCTCTATGAAATGATGAAAAGGTGTCATCGGATTTACAACTGGCTTCCAGCCTTTACGACTTTGCTTTACAGCTGAAATGACAATCTTTTCAATACGATCAACACGCAATGTCTTACGTTCAGAGAACTTACAATCTAAGAAGCTAATTTCATCAAAACCTATTTCAGTAATCTTTTCTATCATCCATTCTATGCGTCCCATATCTTTTGTTGGAGCAATAGCAAGATGAATTTTTCCACGCCAAACAAGGTCTTGTTTCAGCGTTTCTTTAATTGTATAAAGGCACTTCTTCGATGATACCAATGCTACTTCTGCTTTATAAAAGTAACCATCACCATCCATAAGGAACATTTCGTCGCCTTCCTTTAACCGAAGTACACGTGTTGCATGAACAGCTTCATCAGCAGGCAACTCCGTTTCTGCGGCTGCATTAGGGACATAAAAATATCTTGCTTCTTTCATTCTCTGGTTTTATATCATCTTCTTAACAAAAGATGTTCTATATAGCAATTC from Prevotella scopos JCM 17725 encodes:
- a CDS encoding RsmE family RNA methyltransferase, translated to MKEARYFYVPNAAAETELPADEAVHATRVLRLKEGDEMFLMDGDGYFYKAEVALVSSKKCLYTIKETLKQDLVWRGKIHLAIAPTKDMGRIEWMIEKITEIGFDEISFLDCKFSERKTLRVDRIEKIVISAVKQSRKGWKPVVNPMTPFHHFIENCFNNGRKFICHCYPEILRADFFTAISQECQPSSAEDITVLVGPEGDFSIDEVRFALEHGFESVTLGNSRLRTETAGLSAVMMSQLACRV